One segment of Pseudomonas sp. FP2196 DNA contains the following:
- the rplB gene encoding 50S ribosomal protein L2, whose protein sequence is MAIVKCKPTSPGRRFVVKVVNQELHKGAPHAPLLEKKSKTGGRNNNGRITTRHIGGGHKQHYRMVDFRRNDKDGIVATVERIEYDPNRTAHIALLCYADGERRYIIAPKGVSAGDQLIAGALAPIKPGNALQLRNIPVGSTVHGIELKPGKGAQIARSAGASAQLIAREGVYVTLRLRSGEMRKVLAECRATLGEVSNSEHSLRSLGKAGAKRWRGVRPTVRGVAMNPVDHPHGGGEGRTSGGRHPVSPWGFPTKGAKTRGNKRTDKMIVRRRK, encoded by the coding sequence ATGGCAATCGTTAAATGCAAACCGACTTCCCCTGGCCGCCGTTTTGTGGTCAAGGTGGTCAACCAGGAGCTGCATAAAGGCGCTCCTCACGCACCGCTGCTCGAGAAAAAATCGAAGACTGGTGGTCGTAACAACAATGGCCGTATTACCACTCGTCACATCGGTGGTGGTCATAAGCAGCATTATCGTATGGTCGATTTCCGTCGCAACGACAAAGATGGCATCGTCGCCACTGTCGAGCGTATCGAATACGATCCAAACCGTACTGCTCACATCGCACTGCTCTGCTACGCAGACGGCGAGCGCCGCTACATCATCGCCCCTAAAGGCGTGAGTGCTGGCGACCAGCTGATCGCAGGCGCTCTGGCTCCAATCAAGCCAGGTAACGCTCTGCAACTGCGCAACATTCCAGTCGGTTCTACCGTACACGGCATCGAACTGAAGCCAGGTAAAGGTGCACAGATCGCACGTTCCGCTGGTGCTTCGGCTCAGCTGATCGCTCGTGAAGGTGTCTACGTGACCCTGCGTCTGCGTTCCGGTGAAATGCGTAAAGTCCTGGCTGAATGCCGTGCGACCCTGGGTGAAGTCTCGAACTCCGAGCACAGCCTGCGTTCGCTGGGTAAAGCTGGTGCCAAACGCTGGCGTGGCGTTCGCCCAACCGTTCGTGGTGTTGCCATGAACCCGGTTGACCACCCACATGGTGGTGGTGAAGGTCGTACCTCTGGTGGTCGTCATCCGGTATCGCCATGGGGCTTCCCGACTAAGGGCGCGAAGACTCGTGGTAATAAGCGTACCGACAAAATGATCGTCCGTCGTCGCAAGTAA
- the rplW gene encoding 50S ribosomal protein L23, with the protein MNQERVFKVLLGPHVSEKATVLADKKGQFVFKVATDATKLEIKKAVESLFSVKVERVTTLNVLGKSKRTARGLGKRNDWKKAVISLQPGQDLDFSSSAE; encoded by the coding sequence ATGAACCAGGAACGCGTATTTAAAGTTCTGCTTGGCCCGCACGTTTCCGAGAAGGCTACGGTTCTGGCAGACAAGAAAGGCCAGTTCGTTTTCAAGGTTGCTACTGACGCAACCAAGCTGGAAATCAAGAAGGCCGTCGAAAGCCTGTTCAGCGTGAAAGTAGAGCGCGTCACTACCCTGAATGTTCTGGGTAAGAGCAAGCGCACTGCTCGCGGTCTGGGCAAGCGTAATGACTGGAAGAAGGCAGTTATCTCCCTTCAGCCAGGCCAAGATCTCGATTTCAGCAGCAGTGCTGAGTAA
- the rplD gene encoding 50S ribosomal protein L4 — protein MQLNVNDAQAIEVSELTFGGEFNETLVHQAVVAYMAGGRQGSKQQKTRSDVRGGGKRPWRQKGTGRARAGTIRSPIWRGGGTTFAARPQDHSQKLNKKMYRAAMRSILAELVRTDRLVVVQDFAVETPKTKDLLGKLNNMSLTDVLIVSDAVDQNLYLAARNLPHVDVRDVQGSDPVSLIAYDKVLITVSAVKKFEELLG, from the coding sequence ATGCAATTAAATGTAAATGACGCTCAAGCGATCGAAGTTTCCGAACTGACATTTGGCGGCGAATTCAACGAGACGCTGGTTCACCAAGCAGTCGTGGCCTACATGGCTGGCGGCCGTCAAGGTAGCAAGCAGCAAAAGACCCGTTCCGACGTTCGTGGTGGCGGTAAGCGCCCATGGCGTCAGAAAGGTACTGGCCGTGCTCGTGCCGGTACTATCCGTAGCCCAATCTGGCGTGGCGGCGGTACCACTTTCGCAGCTCGTCCTCAGGATCACTCCCAGAAGCTGAACAAGAAGATGTATCGCGCAGCAATGCGTTCCATCCTTGCTGAGCTGGTGCGTACTGATCGTCTGGTCGTGGTTCAGGATTTCGCAGTTGAAACTCCGAAAACCAAAGATCTGCTGGGCAAGCTGAACAACATGAGCCTGACCGATGTTCTCATCGTGTCGGACGCTGTTGATCAGAACCTGTACCTGGCTGCTCGTAACCTGCCGCACGTAGATGTACGTGACGTTCAAGGTTCCGATCCAGTTAGTCTGATCGCATACGACAAGGTGTTGATCACCGTGTCGGCCGTGAAGAAATTCGAGGAGCTGCTGGGATGA
- the rplC gene encoding 50S ribosomal protein L3, which translates to MTIGVVGRKCGMTRIFTEEGVSIPVTVIEIEPNRVTQFKTEETDGYRAVQVTVGERRASRVTAAQAGHFAKANVAAGRTTMEFRLEEGEYQAGDLINAEIFAAGQLVDVTGQSKGKGFQGTIKRWNFRGQDNTHGNSVSHRVPGSIGQCQTPGRVFKGKKMSGHMGAERVTVQSLEVVRVDAERNLLLVKGAVPGATGGNLVVRPAAKARG; encoded by the coding sequence ATGACTATTGGTGTAGTCGGTCGTAAATGCGGTATGACCCGTATTTTCACCGAAGAAGGTGTCTCCATTCCGGTCACGGTCATTGAGATCGAGCCGAATCGCGTCACCCAGTTCAAAACTGAAGAGACCGATGGCTATCGTGCAGTGCAAGTCACTGTCGGCGAGCGTCGTGCTTCGCGTGTAACAGCAGCTCAAGCTGGCCACTTCGCTAAAGCGAACGTTGCCGCTGGTCGCACCACCATGGAATTCCGTCTTGAAGAAGGCGAGTACCAGGCTGGCGATCTGATCAACGCTGAAATCTTCGCCGCTGGTCAACTGGTTGATGTAACCGGTCAGTCCAAAGGTAAAGGCTTCCAGGGTACGATCAAGCGTTGGAATTTCCGCGGGCAAGATAACACCCACGGTAACTCCGTATCCCACCGCGTCCCAGGCTCTATCGGCCAGTGCCAGACTCCTGGTCGTGTATTCAAGGGCAAAAAAATGTCCGGTCATATGGGCGCTGAGCGCGTGACCGTGCAGTCCCTGGAAGTAGTGCGCGTGGACGCTGAACGCAATCTGTTGTTGGTCAAGGGCGCTGTTCCTGGCGCTACTGGCGGCAACCTGGTTGTACGTCCAGCAGCCAAGGCTCGCGGTTAA
- the rpsJ gene encoding 30S ribosomal protein S10, which translates to MQNQQIRIRLKAFDHRLIDQSTQEIVETAKRTGAQVRGPIPLPTRKERFTVLVSPHVNKDARDQYEIRTHKRVLDIVQPTDKTVDALMKLDLAAGVEVQISLG; encoded by the coding sequence ATGCAAAATCAGCAAATCCGTATCAGGTTGAAGGCTTTTGACCATCGCCTGATCGACCAATCAACCCAGGAAATCGTGGAAACCGCGAAACGTACTGGTGCTCAAGTGCGTGGTCCAATTCCACTGCCTACCCGTAAAGAGCGGTTCACCGTTCTGGTTTCCCCGCACGTCAACAAAGACGCGCGTGACCAGTACGAAATCCGCACTCATAAGCGCGTTCTGGACATCGTCCAGCCAACGGATAAAACCGTTGATGCACTTATGAAGCTTGATCTTGCGGCCGGTGTGGAAGTGCAGATCAGCCTCGGCTAA
- the tuf gene encoding elongation factor Tu, which produces MAKEKFDRSLPHVNVGTIGHVDHGKTTLTAALTRVCSEVFGSAIVDFDKIDSAPEEKARGITINTAHVEYNSTIRHYAHVDCPGHADYVKNMITGAAQMDGAILVCSAADGPMPQTREHILLSRQVGVPYIVVFLNKADLVDDAELLELVEMEVRDLLSTYDFPGDDTPIIIGSARMALEGKDDNEMGTTAVRKLVETLDTYIPEPVRMIDKPFLMPIEDVFSISGRGTVVTGRIERGIVRVQDPLEIVGLRDTTVTTCTGVEMFRKLLDEGRAGENCGVLLRGTKRDDVERGQVLVKPGSVKPHTKFTAEVYVLSKEEGGRHTPFFKGYRPQFYFRTTDVTGNCELPEGVEMVMPGDNIQMTVTLIKTIAMEDGLRFAIREGGRTVGAGVVAKIIE; this is translated from the coding sequence GTGGCTAAAGAAAAATTTGATCGTTCCCTACCACACGTCAACGTTGGCACCATTGGTCACGTTGACCACGGTAAAACCACTCTGACTGCTGCTCTGACTCGCGTTTGCTCCGAAGTTTTCGGTTCCGCAATCGTTGACTTCGACAAGATCGACAGCGCACCAGAAGAAAAAGCTCGCGGTATCACCATCAACACCGCTCACGTTGAGTACAACTCGACTATTCGTCACTACGCTCACGTTGACTGCCCAGGTCACGCTGACTACGTGAAGAACATGATCACCGGTGCTGCCCAGATGGACGGCGCGATCCTGGTTTGCTCGGCCGCTGATGGTCCGATGCCACAAACCCGTGAGCACATCCTGCTGTCCCGTCAGGTAGGCGTTCCGTACATCGTGGTCTTCCTGAACAAGGCTGACCTGGTAGACGACGCTGAGCTGCTGGAACTGGTTGAGATGGAAGTTCGCGACCTGCTGTCCACCTATGACTTCCCAGGCGACGACACTCCGATCATCATCGGTTCGGCCCGTATGGCTCTGGAAGGCAAAGACGACAACGAAATGGGCACCACTGCCGTTCGTAAACTGGTTGAAACTCTGGATACCTACATTCCAGAGCCAGTTCGTATGATCGACAAGCCATTCCTGATGCCAATCGAAGACGTATTCTCGATCTCGGGTCGCGGTACTGTTGTGACTGGTCGTATCGAGCGCGGTATCGTTCGCGTTCAGGATCCGCTGGAAATCGTTGGTCTGCGTGACACTACTGTTACCACCTGCACCGGCGTTGAAATGTTCCGCAAGCTGCTCGACGAAGGTCGTGCTGGCGAGAACTGCGGCGTTCTGCTGCGTGGTACCAAGCGTGACGACGTTGAGCGTGGTCAGGTTCTGGTTAAGCCGGGTTCGGTTAAGCCGCACACCAAGTTCACCGCAGAAGTTTACGTTCTGAGCAAGGAAGAAGGCGGCCGTCATACTCCGTTCTTCAAAGGCTACCGTCCACAGTTCTACTTCCGTACTACTGACGTGACTGGTAACTGCGAACTGCCAGAAGGCGTTGAAATGGTAATGCCGGGTGACAACATTCAGATGACTGTTACCCTGATCAAAACCATCGCGATGGAAGACGGTCTGCGTTTCGCTATCCGTGAAGGCGGTCGTACCGTCGGCGCTGGCGTCGTAGCCAAAATCATCGAGTAA
- the fusA gene encoding elongation factor G, which produces MARTTPISRYRNIGIVAHVDAGKTTTTERVLFYTGKSHKMGEVHDGAATTDWMVQEQERGITITSAAITAFWKGSEKQYSHEHRFNVIDTPGHVDFTIEVERSLRVLDGAVVVFCGTSGVEPQSETVWRQANKYGVPRLVYVNKMDRAGANFLRVIGQIKQRLGHTPVPIQLAIGSEDNFQGQIDLINMQAVYWNDSDKGMVPVRKDIPAELQELAEEWRNNMVEAAAEANEELMNKYLEGEELSIEEIKAALRQRTIAGEIVLAVCGSSFKNKGVPLVLDAVIDYLPAPTDIPAIKGSNPDNEEEEMERHADDNEPFAALAFKIATDPFVGTLTFVRVYSGVLNSGDGVINSVKGKKERVGRMVQMHANAREEIKEVRAGDIAALIGMKDVTTGETLCNADKPIILVRMDFPEPVISVAVEPKTKDDQEKMGIALGKLAQEDPSFRVKTDEETGQTIISGMGELHLDILVDRMRREFNVEANIGKPQVSYRERITKNCEIEGKFVRQSGGRGQFGHCWIRFAPADEGQEGLQFVNEVVGGVVPKEYIPAIQKGIEEQMKNGVVAGYPLIGLKATVFDGSYHDVDSNEMAFKVAASMATKQLAQKGGGELLEPIMAVEVVTPEDYMGDVMGDLNRRRGMIQGMEDTVSGKVIRAEVPLGEMFGYATDVRSMSQGRASYSMEFKKYDTAPSHIVESVTKKQG; this is translated from the coding sequence ATGGCTCGTACTACTCCGATTAGTCGCTACCGTAACATCGGTATCGTCGCTCACGTGGATGCTGGTAAAACCACCACCACCGAGCGCGTCCTTTTTTACACTGGCAAAAGTCACAAAATGGGCGAGGTGCATGATGGCGCCGCGACCACAGACTGGATGGTGCAGGAGCAGGAGCGTGGTATTACCATTACTTCTGCTGCCATCACCGCCTTCTGGAAGGGTTCCGAGAAGCAGTACTCGCACGAGCACCGTTTCAACGTAATCGATACCCCGGGCCACGTGGACTTCACCATTGAAGTTGAGCGTTCCCTGCGCGTACTCGACGGCGCTGTTGTTGTGTTCTGCGGTACTTCGGGTGTTGAGCCTCAGTCGGAAACCGTATGGCGTCAAGCCAACAAATACGGCGTTCCACGTCTTGTTTATGTAAACAAGATGGACCGTGCTGGCGCCAACTTCCTGCGCGTGATCGGTCAGATCAAGCAGCGTCTGGGTCACACTCCGGTGCCGATTCAGTTGGCCATCGGTTCCGAAGATAACTTCCAGGGTCAGATTGATCTGATCAACATGCAAGCTGTCTACTGGAACGACTCTGACAAAGGTATGGTCCCTGTTCGCAAGGACATTCCTGCCGAGCTGCAAGAGCTGGCTGAAGAGTGGCGCAACAACATGGTTGAAGCTGCTGCTGAAGCCAACGAAGAGCTGATGAACAAGTACCTGGAAGGCGAAGAGCTGTCGATCGAAGAGATCAAAGCTGCTTTGCGTCAGCGTACTATCGCCGGCGAAATCGTTCTGGCTGTTTGCGGTTCTTCTTTCAAGAACAAGGGTGTACCCCTGGTTCTCGACGCCGTTATCGACTACCTGCCTGCGCCAACTGATATTCCTGCTATCAAGGGTTCCAACCCTGATAACGAGGAAGAAGAGATGGAGCGTCATGCAGACGACAACGAGCCTTTCGCGGCTCTGGCGTTCAAGATCGCTACCGACCCATTCGTGGGTACTTTGACCTTCGTCCGCGTGTACTCGGGCGTGTTGAACTCCGGCGACGGCGTTATCAACTCGGTTAAAGGCAAGAAAGAGCGCGTGGGTCGTATGGTGCAAATGCACGCAAACGCCCGTGAAGAGATCAAGGAAGTACGCGCTGGCGACATCGCGGCCCTGATCGGCATGAAGGACGTCACCACTGGTGAAACCCTCTGCAACGCTGACAAGCCAATCATCCTGGTGCGTATGGACTTCCCGGAGCCGGTTATTTCGGTTGCCGTAGAGCCTAAGACCAAGGATGACCAGGAAAAAATGGGTATCGCTCTGGGCAAGCTTGCTCAGGAAGACCCGTCTTTCCGCGTTAAAACTGATGAAGAGACTGGTCAAACGATCATCTCCGGCATGGGCGAGCTGCACCTGGACATCCTGGTTGACCGGATGCGCCGTGAGTTCAACGTCGAAGCCAACATCGGCAAGCCTCAGGTTTCGTATCGTGAGCGCATCACGAAGAACTGTGAAATCGAAGGCAAGTTCGTTCGTCAGTCCGGCGGTCGTGGCCAGTTTGGTCACTGCTGGATCCGTTTTGCTCCTGCTGATGAAGGTCAGGAAGGTCTGCAATTCGTGAACGAAGTAGTAGGTGGTGTGGTTCCTAAGGAATACATCCCGGCTATCCAGAAGGGTATCGAAGAGCAGATGAAGAACGGCGTTGTTGCCGGCTATCCGCTGATCGGCCTGAAGGCTACCGTGTTCGATGGTTCTTACCACGACGTCGACTCCAACGAGATGGCGTTTAAAGTGGCTGCTTCCATGGCGACCAAGCAACTGGCCCAGAAGGGTGGTGGTGAGTTGCTCGAGCCGATCATGGCGGTAGAGGTTGTTACGCCTGAAGACTATATGGGTGATGTGATGGGCGACCTTAACCGTCGTCGCGGCATGATCCAGGGTATGGAAGACACAGTGTCCGGCAAAGTAATTCGTGCCGAGGTTCCGCTGGGTGAGATGTTCGGTTACGCGACCGACGTTCGTTCCATGTCTCAGGGTCGCGCAAGCTACTCTATGGAATTCAAAAAATACGATACAGCCCCGTCGCACATCGTCGAGTCTGTTACCAAAAAACAAGGCTGA
- the rpsG gene encoding 30S ribosomal protein S7, giving the protein MPRRRVAAKREILDDPKYGSQILAKFMNHVMESGKKAVAERIVYGALETVATRKAGTDPLELFEKALDAIAPLVEVKSRRVGGATYQVPVEVRPSRRNALAMRWLVDFARKRGEKSMALRLAGELLDAAEGKGAAVKKREDVHRMAEANKAFSHYRF; this is encoded by the coding sequence ATGCCAAGACGTCGCGTAGCAGCAAAGCGTGAGATTCTGGACGATCCGAAATACGGAAGCCAGATCCTCGCCAAATTCATGAACCACGTTATGGAAAGCGGCAAGAAAGCCGTTGCCGAGCGTATCGTTTATGGTGCCCTGGAAACCGTTGCGACCCGTAAGGCTGGCACCGATCCCCTGGAACTCTTCGAAAAAGCACTCGACGCCATCGCTCCGCTGGTCGAAGTGAAGTCGCGCCGCGTTGGTGGTGCTACTTACCAGGTTCCGGTCGAGGTTCGTCCTTCCCGTCGTAACGCTCTGGCAATGCGCTGGTTGGTAGACTTCGCCCGTAAGCGCGGCGAAAAGTCTATGGCTCTGCGTTTGGCTGGCGAACTGCTGGATGCTGCTGAAGGTAAAGGTGCTGCTGTTAAGAAGCGTGAAGACGTGCACCGTATGGCCGAAGCCAACAAAGCTTTCTCGCACTACCGCTTCTAA
- the rpsL gene encoding 30S ribosomal protein S12, with amino-acid sequence MATINQLVRQPRKRIVEKSDVPALQNCPQRRGVCTRVYTTTPKKPNSALRKVCRVRLTNGFEVSSYIGGEGHNLQEHSVVLIRGGRVKDLPGVRYHTVRGSLDTSGVKGRNQGRSKYGTKRPK; translated from the coding sequence ATGGCAACTATCAACCAGCTGGTACGTCAGCCGCGTAAGCGTATCGTCGAGAAATCCGACGTACCTGCGCTGCAGAACTGCCCGCAACGTCGTGGCGTGTGCACCCGTGTGTACACCACTACGCCGAAAAAACCTAACTCGGCACTGCGTAAAGTATGCCGTGTGCGTCTGACCAACGGTTTCGAGGTTTCCTCGTACATCGGCGGTGAAGGCCACAACCTGCAAGAGCACAGCGTGGTGCTGATCCGCGGCGGTCGTGTAAAAGACTTGCCAGGTGTTCGTTACCACACCGTTCGCGGCTCCTTGGATACTTCCGGCGTTAAAGGTCGTAACCAGGGTCGTTCGAAGTACGGTACCAAGCGTCCGAAGTAA